The Zygosaccharomyces rouxii strain CBS732 chromosome G complete sequence genome contains a region encoding:
- the HAP3 gene encoding Hap3p (highly similar to gnl|GLV|CAGL0J04400g Candida glabrata CAGL0J04400g and similar to YBL021C uniprot|P13434 Saccharomyces cerevisiae YBL021C HAP3 Subunit of the heme-activated glucose-repressed Hap2p/3p/4p/5p CCAAT-binding complex a transcriptional activator and global regulator of respiratory gene expression contains sequences contributing to both complex assembly and DNA binding) — MSLDEKNEDSRLSSPPNDDSNNGGGGSSSAEIDSATRRMQYMAELREQDRWLPINNVSRLMKNTLPTSAKVSKDAKECMQECVSEFISFVTSEASDRCAGDKRKTINGEDILISLHALGFENYAEVLKIYLAKYRQQQALKNQLMYEQEDGEEDGERQREMSQEDENSPE; from the coding sequence ATGAGTttagatgaaaaaaatgaggATAGTAGGCTCTCCAGTCCACCAAATGACGACAGCAacaatggtggtggtggatcATCATCTGCTGAGATAGATTCAGCGACAAGACGAATGCAATATATGGCAGAATTAAGAGAACAAGATAGATGGTTACCAATTAATAATGTATCCAGACTGATGAAAAATACATTGCCAACTTCAGCAAAGGTCTCTAAAGATGCGAAGGAATGTATGCAGGAGTGCGTTAGTGAATTTATTTCATTTGTAACTAGTGAAGCTAGCGACAGGTGCGCTGGTGATAAAAGAAAGACTAtaaatggtgaagatattCTCATATCCCTACATGCCCTGGGGTTTGAAAACTATGCAGAAGTGCTGAAGATCTATTTGGCAAAATATAGGCAACAACAGGCGTTGAAGAATCAACTGATGTACGAACAAGAggatggtgaagaagatggcGAAAGACAACGAGAAATGAGCCAGGAAGATGAAAACAGTCCCGAATAA
- the PIM1 gene encoding ATP-dependent Lon protease PIM1 (similar to uniprot|P36775 Saccharomyces cerevisiae YBL022C PIM1 Mitochondrial ATP-dependent protease involved in intramitochondrial proteolysis involved in degradation of misfolded proteins in mitochondria required for bigenesis and maintenance of mitochondria), with product MISSKTSRAVSQFLTRRLVRNSRTYLRPVVSNTRNASSLHGRGPSLDQIALSSDIHWQRFQSQQKNESLQLNLKDLERQWMNQLMGISAKAEKDHDDGGKQQPMKKQEDEEGQVEEKDKQEEGNDKVEEHEKDRKNLEEKSESQGSPTSSSATAGLPAGGNNGSDGNDSSGNDGNNRNKSKKHTPPEVYPQMLALPISRRPLFPGFYKAVVISDDRVMKAIREMLDRQQPYIGAFMLKNSESDSDVIHSTDEVYDVGVFAQITSAFPSKDEKTGTETMTALLYPHRRIKIDSLLAPKGDAKGTPAEAPQESKDETAEVTTETQDVNESKTVAETDSNAQAVTTLEEEDLNPTEFLKNYDVSLVNVSNLEDDPFERKSPVVNALTSEILKVFKEISQLNSMFREQIATFSASIQSATTNIFEEPARLADFAAAVSAGEEDELQEILESLNIEQRLEKSLLVLKKELMNAELQNKISKDVETKIQKRQREYYLMEQLKGIKRELGIDDGRAKMIETFKKRVENLQLPESVKNVFDEEVQKLSTLETSMSEFGVIRNYLDWITSLPWGITSKEQYSINSAKKTLDEDHYGMNDVKDRILEFIAVGKLLGKVDGKILCFVGPPGVGKTSIGKSIARSLNRKFFSFSVGGLTDVAEIKGHRRTYIGALPGRVIQALKKCQTQNPLILIDEIDKIGHAGIHGDPSAALLEVLDPEQNSNFLDNYLDISIDLSRVLFVCTANTLDTIPRPLLDRMEVIELTGYVAEDKVKIAEQYLSPSAKRAAGLENANVDLAEDAIRSLMRKYCRESGVRNLKKHIEKIYRKAALNVVKQLSMDDSPRIDKENVKENDKNPETPASASDGENAKESNGIEIEKTKDSSESMKVSDDIKITVDSDNLKDYVGPPIFTSDRLYENTPPGVVMGLAWTSLGGTSLYVESVLEQPLQDCNHPSFERTGQLGDVMKESSRLAYSFTKMFLSSKFPQNRFFEKAAIHLHCPEGATPKDGPSAGVTMATSLLSLALNKSIDPTVAMTGELTLTGKVLRIGGLREKAVAAKRSGATTIIFPRDNLSDWEELPDNVKEGLEPVAADWYDDVFQRIFSGLTAEEANSTWESQFKLIDAKKDKEKEH from the coding sequence ATGATAAGTTCGAAGACTTCAAGAGCTGTCTCACAGTTTTTGACACGCAGATTAGTACGGAATAGTCGGACATATCTGCGTCCTGTTGTTAGTAACACTAGAAATGCAAGTTCTCTACATGGTAGAGGACCATCCCTAGACCAAATAGCACTATCGAGTGACATACATTGGCAAAGGTTTCAATCACAACAAAAAAATGAATCTTTGCAActaaatttaaaagatttggaaagacAATGGATGAACCAATTAATGGGAATATCTGCAAAGGCAGAAAAAGATCATGATGATGGAGGTAAGCAACAACCAATGAAAAAGCAAGAGGATGAGGAAGGACAAGTAGAGGAAAAGGACAAACAGGAAGAAGGAAATGATAAAGTAGAAGAACATGAAAAGGATaggaaaaatttagaagaaaagTCAGAATCACAAGGTTCTCCAACGTCGTCGTCAGCAACCGCCGGACTGCCTGCAGgtggtaataatggtaGTGATGGTAATGATAGCAGTGGCAATGATGGGAATAATAGGAATAAATCGAAGAAACATACCCCACCAGAAGTTTATCCTCAAATGCTGGCTTTACCGATCTCGAGACGCCCACTTTTCCCTGGGTTTTATAAAGCGGTGGTCATATCGGATGACAGAGTCATGAAAGCTATCAGGGAGATGTTAGATCGTCAGCAACCTTACATTGGTGCATTtatgttgaaaaattccgAATCCGATTCAGATGTAATTCATAGTACAGATGAAGTTTATGACGTTGGTGTTTTTGCTCAAATTACCAGTGCATTCCCAAGTAAGGATGAAAAGACAGGAACTGAAACTATGACCGCACTTCTTTACCCTCATAGAAGAATAAAGATTGACTCGTTGCTAGCACCAAAGGGTGACGCTAAGGGGACACCGGCTGAAGCTCCACAGGAATCTAAGGACGAAACTGCAGAAGTGACGACGGAGACCCAAGATGTTAACGAATCAAAGACCGTGGCGGAAACGGATTCTAACGCACAGGCAGTGActactttggaagaagaagacttGAATCCAACAGAATTTCTCAAGAATTACGATGTATCGTTAGTCAACGTTtccaatttggaagatgatccatttgaaagaaaatcacCTGTTGTCAATGCCTTAACCTCTGAGATTTTGAAGGTATTTAAAGAGATTTCTCAGTTAAACTCCATGTTTAGAGAACAGATAGCTACGTTTTCTGCATCTATCCAATCTGCCACCACCaacatttttgaagaacctGCTAGATTGGCAGATTTCGCAGCTGCTGTGTCAGCgggtgaagaagatgagtTGCAAGAGATCTTAGAATCGCTTAACATTGAGCAAAGGTTAGAAAAGTCTTTGTTGgtcttgaagaaagaattaatgaatgcagaattacaaaataaGATTTCCAAAGACGTGGAAACTAAAATACAAAAGAGACAAAGAGAATACTATTTAATGGAACAACTTAAGGGTAtcaaaagagaattggGTATCGATGATGGTCGCGCTAAGATGATTGAGACCTTCAAGAAGAGGGTGGAAAACTTACAACTACCTGAAAGTGTAAAGAACgtttttgatgaagaagttcaGAAATTGTCTACATTAGAGACTTCAATGTCTGAATTTGGTGTCATTAGAAACTACTTGGATTGGATAACTTCTCTACCATGGGGTATCACTTCCAAGGAACAGTACTCCATCAATAGTGCTAAAAAGACATTGGACGAAGATCATTACGGTATGAACGATGTAAAAGATCGTATACTAGAGTTCATTGCCGTCGGTAAACTCTTGGGTAAAGTAGACGGTAAAATTCTATGTTTTGTGGGACCACCAGGTGTTGGTAAAACTTCTATCGGTAAATCTATTGCTCGTTCATTAAACCGTAAATTCTTTAGTTTCTCTGTGGGTGGTCTCACGGATGTAGCGGAAATTAAAGGTCATAGAAGAACTTACATTGGTGCGCTACCAGGGCGTGTCATTCAAGCACTAAAGAAATGCCAAACTCAAAACCCATTGATTTTAatcgatgaaattgataagaTTGGTCATGCCGGAATTCATGGAGATCCATCTGCCGCATTGTTAGAAGTGTTAGATCCAGAACAAAACAGCAATTTCCTAGATAATTATTTGGATATTTCGATTGATCTATCTAGAGTCCTTTTTGTCTGCACTGCAAACACTTTGGACACCATCCCAAGACCACTTTTGGATCGTATGGAAGTCATAGAATTAACAGGGTACGTTGCAGAGGATAAGGTTAAAATTGCAGAGCAATATTTGTCACCAAGTGCTAAGCGAGCCGCTGGTTTGGAGAATGCCAACGTAGATTTGGCTGAAGATGCTATCAGATCATTAATGAGAAAATACTGCAGAGAGAGTGGTGTGAGAAATTTAAAGAAGCacattgaaaagatttatCGTAAAGCAGCCTTGAATGTCGTTAAACAGTTGAGCATGGATGATAGTCCACGtattgataaagaaaacGTAAAAGAGAATGATAAGAATCCCGAAACTCCTGCTTCCGCTTCGGATGGAGAAAATGCCAAAGAATCTAATGGAAtcgaaattgaaaagaccaAGGACAGTTCAGAATCTATGAAGGTTTCTGATGATATCAAGATAACGGTCGATTCAgacaatttgaaagattatGTGGGGCCACCTATATTCACTAGTGATAGACTTTACGAAAATACACCACCTGGTGTGGTAATGGGTCTCGCATGGACCAGCTTAGGTGGTACCTCACTTTACGTGGAATCCGTGTTAGAACAGCCTCTACAAGATTGCAACCATCCATCTTTCGAGCGTACGGGTCAATTGGGAGACGTCATGAAAGAATCATCTCGTCTTGCTTACTCCTTTACTAAAATGTTTTTGAGTTCCAAATTCCCACAGAACAGATTTTTCGAGAAGGCAGCTATCCATTTACACTGTCCTGAAGGTGCAACACCTAAGGATGGGCCATCTGCCGGCGTAACCATGGCAACCTCACTACTCTCATTGGCACTGAACAAGTCCATTGATCCTACGGTTGCTATGACTGGTGAATTAACGTTGACTGGTAAAGTGCTACGTATTGGTGGTCTGAGAGAAAAAGCTGTAGCCGCAAAGAGATCTGGCGCTACCACTATTATTTTCCCTAGAGATAACCTAAGTGACTGGGAAGAATTACCAGATAATGTCAAAGAAGGCTTAGAACCAGTAGCTGCAGATTGGTATGATGACGTTTTCCAGAGAATTTTCTCCGGGTTAACAGCTGAAGAAGCTAATAGTACTTGGGAATCCCAATTCAAACTAATTGACGCCAAGAAGgataaagaaaaggaaCATTGA
- a CDS encoding NAD-dependent succinate-semialdehyde dehydrogenase (similar to uniprot|P38067 Saccharomyces cerevisiae YBR006W UGA2 Succinate semialdehyde dehydrogenase involved in the utilization of gamma-aminobutyrate (GABA) as a nitrogen source part of the 4-aminobutyrate and glutamate degradation pathways localized to the cytoplasm), giving the protein MIRYSSLLTRRTTNAIRVSQRYYSQSFDDPDLFRTRALINGKWIKKPDSFPVRNPSTQEIVAKVSDCQLSDYEDAIVGAKAAFDEFRHTSPQERSDMLENLGNLLIENKQDLARLITLENGKPFADALGEVLYSASYFRWFSQEAVRMYGTVIPGPSGNKQMFSIRQPLGVVGIMTPWNFPSAMLARKVAPALATGNTCVVKPASETPLSALVIGWLCQQAGFPPSTCSILPTSKTPEVGKLLCGHDLVKKVTFTGSTRVGRLLMAQCAQDSKIIKKVSMELGGNAPFIIFNDADLDKALNGIIGCKFRQSGQTCVCANRIFVHKDVYDEFATRLVKRMISTFNLGDGFNEKVTHGPLISAAAVEKVSQLVEDAKQKGAEVLAGGKKAEALGPYFYRPTVLSGVNESMDIFHTEVFGPVASLVKFEDTEEVIRMANNTDVGLAGYFYTQDINRAQEIALRMETGMVGINTGAISDAALPFGGIKNSGLGREGSLHGLEDYTELKSIVLQA; this is encoded by the coding sequence ATGATTCGTTATTCCTCCCTGTTGACCAGGAGAACTACCAATGCTATCAGAGTGTCTCAACGTTATTACTCCCAATCTTTTGATGATCCTGATTTATTTAGGACCAGGGCCCTAATCAATGGCAAATGGATCAAGAAGCCTGATTCATTCCCAGTGAGGAATCCTTCTACACAGGAAATTGTCGCAAAGGTATCAGATTGCCAATTGAGTGACTACGAGGATGCTATTGTTGGGGCTAAGGCTGCCTTTGATGAATTCCGCCATACTTCTCCGCAAGAAAGATCTGATATGCTGGAAAATTTGGGTAATTTGCTTATTGAAAATAAACAGGATTTAGCAAGATTAATCACTCtggaaaatggtaaaccCTTTGCAGATGCATTGGGTGAAGTGCTTTACAGCGCTAGTTATTTCAGGTGGTTCTCACAAGAAGCTGTACGCATGTATGGTACAGTTATACCTGGTCCAAGCGGTAATAAGCAGATGTTTTCAATTAGACAACCATTGGGTGTAGTGGGGATTATGACCCCTTGGAATTTCCCTAGTGCCATGTTAGCCAGGAAAGTAGCACCAGCACTGGCAACCGGTAATACTTGTGTAGTTAAACCTGCATCAGAGACTCCTTTGAGTGCTTTAGTAATTGGTTGGCTCTGTCAGCAAGCTGGATTCCCGCCAAGTACTTGCAGCATTTTACCAACTTCCAAGACCCCAGAAGTGGGTAAGTTATTATGTGGACACgatttggtgaagaaggtcACATTTACTGGCTCCACTAGAGTCGGTAGACTGTTAATGGCCCAATGTGCTCAGGACAgtaaaattatcaagaagGTCTCGATGGAACTCGGCGGTAACGCACCTTTTATTATCTTTAACGATGCAGATCTGGACAAGGCTCTCAATGGTATCATCGGATGTAAATTCAGACAATCAGGACAAACCTGTGTTTGTGCCAATAGAATATTTGTGCACAAGGATGTTTATGACGAATTTGCAACTCGTTTGGTAAAGAGAATGATCAGCACTTTCAACTTGGGTGATGGATTCAACGAAAAAGTGACTCATGGACCATTGATCAGTGCTGCTGCTGTAGAGAAAGTATCCCAACTTGTTGAAGATGCCAAGCAAAAGGGTGCTGAAGTTTTAGCTGGCGGTAAGAAGGCGGAAGCCTTGGGTCCATACTTCTATCGCCCAACTGTTTTAAGCGGTGTCAATGAATCAATGGATATCTTTCATACAGAGGTGTTTGGCCCCGTTGCATCTTTGGTCAAGTTTGAAGACACTGAAGAAGTAATTAGAATGGCTAACAACACCGATGTTGGCCTAGCTGGGTACTTTTACACTCAAGATATTAACAGGGCCCAAGAAATTGCGCTAAGGATGGAGACCGGTATGGTTGGTATCAACACTGGTGCCATTAGTGATGCTGCTCTGCCTTTTGGTGGTATTAAGAATTCAGGATTAGGTAGAGAAGGTTCTTTACACGGTCTTGAAGATTACACCGAATTAAAATCCATTGTATTGCAAGCATGA
- a CDS encoding uncharacterized protein (conserved hypothetical protein) codes for MSDISASEYISRQDELEQEARELMPWEPKTCTYEMGPLKQSVFACRSHKNIGLCYSCSIQCHTKCDIVELFTKRHFTCDCGTERDNQEPGEEGFRCQLRKNRESDVPSLTNRYGQNFRGLFCECEKEYDPDSNDTMIQCVLGTECNEDWYHDSCMGKKIPPLESFDAYICWKCAKKYDYYLKRIISHPLGEKIVAHTLAHGVEEDKEDSKPTSGMKRSANEVDSQHNNDEYSIFLKEGFSEKLGELKDSIEDHNDKLYLFLNDLVPFLIKDEPVYEPADDGEDAPDDLVSNVLRNAMHREQAIAGISAFNALKMKLNEFLKPFAETGNVVKEEDIKSFFQRPEETSK; via the coding sequence ATGTCAGATATAAGTGCATCTGAATATATATCACGCCAGGATGAGTTGGAACAAGAAGCAAGAGAACTGATGCCTTGGGAACCTAAGACGTGTACCTATGAGATGGGGCCATTAAAACAGTCAGTATTTGCGTGTCGATCCCATAAGAACATTGGACTATGTTATTCATGTTCTATTCAATGCCATACAAAATGTGATATAGTGGAATTATTCACCAAAAGGCATTTCACCTGTGATTGTGGGACTGAAAGAGATAACCAGGAGCCAGGAGAAGAAGGCTTCAGATGCCAGCTACGTAAGAATAGGGAATCAGATGTACCTAGCTTGACCAACAGGTATGGTCAGAATTTCCGAGGATTATTTTGCGAATGTGAGAAGGAGTACGACCCAGATTCTAATGATACTATGATACAGTGTGTCCTAGGTACAGAATGTAATGAGGATTGGTACCATGATAGCTGTATGGGTAAGAAAATACCACCTTTGGAGTCCTTTGATGCATACATATGCTGGAAATGTGCTAAGAAGTATGATTACTATCTTAAAAGAATTATCTCACACCCATTGGGTGAGAAGATTGTTGCCCATACCTTGGCTCATGGTGTAGAAGAAGACAAAGAGGACTCTAAACCAACCAGTGGTATGAAAAGATCCGCTAATGAAGTGGATTCACAACATAATAACGACGAATATTCCATCTTTCTCAAAGAAGGGTTCTCAGAAAAATTGGGGGAACTCAAGGATTCTATCGAAGATCataatgataaattgtaCCTATTTTTAAATGATCTAGTaccatttttgatcaaagatgaaCCTGTTTACGAACCTGCTGacgatggtgaagatgcTCCTGATGACCTGGTGTCAAACGTTTTAAGAAATGCAATGCATAGGGAACAGGCGATAGCTGGTATTTCTGCCTTCAATgcattgaagatgaaacTCAACGAATTTTTAAAACCATTTGCAGAGACTGGAAATGTGGtcaaggaagaagatatAAAGAGTTTTTTCCAACGACCAGAGGAGACTtcaaaatga
- the MCM2 gene encoding MCM DNA helicase complex subunit MCM2 (highly similar to uniprot|P29469 Saccharomyces cerevisiae YBL023C MCM2 Protein involved in DNA replication component of the Mcm2-7 hexameric complex that binds chromatin as a part of the pre-replicative complex), which translates to MADNRRRRRENDEDSDSDNEIPPSSPQPLGRAAYDTVSSPIGAPDSDLLENPEGEDDEIQDDPDLDELEEQMNEVDLMGDDMYGDYEADPERDRYDETHVDDAEQQELSLADRRRIDAQLNQRDRLLKDGAYMDDDDAADATQLDEMGLPIQRRRRRRQYEDVDADDDLLDDMEIDPLTEELTLESLSNVKANSYAEWITQPNVSRTIARELKSFLLEYTDETGRSVYGARIRTLGETNSESLEVNYRHLAESKAILALFLAKCPSEMLKIFDLVAMEATELHYPDYARIHSEIHVRISDFPTIHSLRELREANLNTLVRVTGVVTRRTGVFPQLKYVKFNCLKCGSILGPFFQDSNEEIRISFCTNCRSKGPFTVNGEKTVYRNYQRITLQEAPGTVPAGRLPRHREVILLADLVDISKPGEEVEVTGIYKNNYDGNLNAKNGFPVFATILEANSIKRREGNALNDDEEGLDVFSWTEEEEREFRKMSRDRGIIDKIISSMAPSIFGHRDIKTAIACSLFGGVPKNVNGKHAIRGDINILLLGDPGTAKSQILKYAEKTAHRAVFTTGQGASAVGLTASVRKDPITKEWTLEGGALVLADKGICLIDEFDKMNDQDRTSIHEAMEQQSISISKAGIVTSLQARCSILAAANPNGGRYNSTLPLAQNVNLTEPILSRFDVLCVVRDFVDEESDERLAAFVVDSHIRSHPENDPDELDRQRGEDGDAMKDDGNEDEGYEHLTARQRRLQRQRKKEEEVSPIPQELLIKYIHYARTKILPKLHQMDMNKVSRVYADLRRESISTGSFPITVRHLESILRIAESFAKMRLSEFVSSWDLDRAIKVVVDSFVDAQKISVRRQLQRSFAIYTLGHH; encoded by the coding sequence ATGGCTGATAACAGAAGACGTAGACGTGAGAATGACGAAGATTCAGATTCTGACAATGAAATTCCACCATCTTCCCCTCAACCCTTAGGCAGAGCTGCCTATGATACTGTTTCTTCACCTATTGGAGCTCCAGATTCTGATCTGCTAGAAAATCCTGAAGGTGAGGACGATGAGATTCAAGATGATCCTGATTTGGATGAGTTAGAAGAGCAGATGAATGAAGTGGATCTTATGGGTGATGATATGTATGGAGATTACGAAGCAGATCCTGAAAGAGATCGTTACGATGAGACACACGTTGATGATGCCGAGCAGCAAGAATTATCTCTTGCTGACAGGCGTCGAATTGATGCACAATTGAACCAAAGAGATAGATTATTGAAAGATGGAGCATAtatggatgatgatgacgcTGCAGATGCCACACAACTAGATGAAATGGGGTTGCCCATACagagaagaagacgaagaaggCAGTATGAAGATGTGGatgctgatgatgatttgcTGGATGATATGGAAATTGATCCACTAACGGAAGAATTAACACTAGAATCCTTGAGTAATGTGAAGGCTAACAGTTATGCAGAGTGGATTACACAACCCAATGTTTCAAGAACCATTGCTAGAGaattaaaatcatttttgCTGGAATATACAGATGAGACTGGTCGCTCAGTGTACGGTGCACGTATTAGAACACTCGGTGAAACGAATTCAGAATCTCTAGAGGTCAACTACAGGCATTTAGCAGAATCTAAGGCCATCTTAGCACTTTTCTTGGCCAAATGTCCTAGTGAAATGCTGAAGATCTTCGATTTGGTGGCTATGGAAGCAACAGAATTGCACTATCCAGACTATGCTAGAATTCATTCAGAGATTCACGTTAGAATTTCTGATTTCCCAACTATCCACAGTTTACGTGAATTGCGTGAGGCTAATTTAAACACTTTGGTTCGTGTAACAGGTGTGGtaacaagaagaacaggTGTTTTCCCACAATTGAAATAtgttaaattcaattgtttgaaatGTGGATCCATCTTAGGtccattttttcaagattCTAATGAGGAAATACGTATTTCCTTCTGTACCAATTGTAGATCGAAGGGTCCATTCACAGTTAATGGTGAGAAAACAGTTTACAGAAACTATCAGAGGATCACATTACAAGAGGCACCAGGTACAGTTCCCGCTGGTCGTCTTCCCAGACACAGAGAAGTTATCTTGCTAGCAGATTTAGTTGATATTTCTAAACCAGGtgaagaagtggaagtGACAGGAATATACAAGAACAACTATGACGGTAATTTAAATGCTAAGAATGGTTTCCCTGTTTTTGCCACCATTTTAGAAGCTAATTCTATCAAAAGAAGGGAGGGGAATGCTTTGAacgacgatgaagaaggtttggATGTGTTCAGTTGGACCGAAGAGGAAGAACGTGAATTTAGAAAGATGTCGAGAGATAGAGGTATTATCGATAAAATAATATCATCAATGGCGCCCTCCATTTTTGGTCACAGAGATATTAAGACCGCTATTGCTTGCTCATTGTTTGGTGGTGTGCCCAAGAATGTCAATGGGAAACACGCGATCCGTGGTGACATTAATATTTTATTACTTGGTGATCCAGGTACCGCTAAATCTCAAATTCTAAAATATGCAGAAAAAACTGCCCATAGAGCCGTCTTCACTACCGGTCAAGGTGCATCTGCTGTGGGTTTGACAGCTTCTGTGAGAAAAGATCCCATCACTAAAGAATGGACTCTAGAAGGTGGTGCGCTTGTCTTGGCTGATAAAGGTATATGTCTTATTGACGAATTTGATAAGATGAACGATCAGGATCGTACGTCTATTCACGAAGCTATGGAACAACAGAGTATATCTATTTCGAAAGCTGGTATTGTGACGAGTTTACAGGCACGTTGTTCTATACTGGCAGCTGCTAACCCTAATGGAGGTCGCTATAATTCAACTCTGCCGTTAGCACAAAATGTGAATTTGACGGAACCCATTTTATCCAGATTCGACGTTCTCTGCGTAGTAAGAGATTTCGTTGATGAGGAATCAGATGAAAGGTTAGCTGCTTTCGTGGTAGATTCACACATCAGATCGCACCCAGAAAACGATCCAGATGAACTTGATAGACAACGTGGAGAAGATGGTGACGCAATGAAAGATGatggtaatgaagatgaaggttACGAGCATCTAACCGCTAGGCAACGCCGTTTACAAAGgcagagaaagaaagaagaagaagtttcaCCAATCCCACAAGAACTTCTTATCAAATATATACATTATGCCAGGACCAAAATACTGCCAAAGTTACATCAAATGGATATGAACAAAGTGAGTAGAGTGTATGCGGATTTAAGACGTGAAAGCATTTCTACAGGTTCTTTCCCCATTACTGTTCGTCATTTGGAATCAATATTAAGAATTGCAGAGTCTTTTGCAAAGATGAGGTTATCAgaatttgtttcttcttgggATTTGGATAGAGCCATAAaagttgttgttgattcATTCGTGGATGCTCAAAAGATCAGTGTACGTCGTCAACTACAAAGATCGTTCGCCATATATACTTTGGGTCACCATTAG